The following are encoded together in the Triticum dicoccoides isolate Atlit2015 ecotype Zavitan chromosome 6B, WEW_v2.0, whole genome shotgun sequence genome:
- the LOC119326209 gene encoding protein FLOWERING LOCUS T-like produces MSNDSLLTSRVVGDVLDPFRSTVDLTVLYDGRFVINGMEFRSPAVSGKPSVEIGGDDISVTYTLVMVDPDAPNPSNPTLREYLHWMVTDIPGSMDDTYGREVVCYENPTPATGIHRMVLVLFRQLGRNTVYAPSMRHNFNTRNFARR; encoded by the exons ATGTCGAATGACTCCTTGCTTACATCACGAGTAGTAGGAGATGTGTTGGACCCCTTCCGTAGCACAGTTGATCTGACAGTGCTCTATGACGGTAGGTTTGTCATTAACGGCATGGAGTTCCGCTCACCGGCGGTATCGGGCAAGCCGAGCGTCGAGATTGGCGGCGACGATATCAGCGTGACATACACCCTT GTCATGGTGGATCCTGATGCTCCTAACCCCAGCAATCCGACCTTGAGGGAATATCTTCACTG GATGGTAACCGATATCCCAGGATCAATGGATGACACCTACG GGCGGGAGGTGGTGTGCTACGAGAACCCGACGCCGGCGACGGGGATCCACCGCATGGTGCTGGTGCTGTTCCGGCAGCTCGGGCGGAACACGGTGTACGCACCGTCGATGCGCCACAACTTCAACACCCGCAACTTCGCCCGCCGCTAA